Genomic segment of Halopelagius inordinatus:
GACAGTCGGACAACCGAACCCTACAGGACCTCTCTTTCGAACTCGGGTCGAAGGCGAACTTCTCGGAGTTTCAGGGCATCTACGGCTTCGACGGCGAGACGAACGTCTCGCACATGCAGTCTGTCGTCACGCAGATGGGCGACATCCTCTACCCGCAGTTAGAGGAGCCGAAACCGACCGTCATCCCCGTCGGCCCGGACCAAGACCCCCACGTTCGCTTCGCTCGCGACTTGGCCGCGCGGATGCGATTTTTCAAAGTCACCGAGGCGTACGCGAGTTTCGAACTCGCCGACGTGGAACGGCCCATCGTCGCCGCCGCGTACGAGGCCCGCGAGGCGTTCGCGGAGGACCCCGAGACGCCGCGGTGCGGCGAGGCGGCCGAATGGCTCGACGAAGCAGGACGCACGCAGGTGGACATCTCCGCGTTAGCGGCCGGAGAGAACGCGCTTTCTACGGCCGTAGAGAAGCTAGAGAACGCGGGAATGGAACCGCTCCGCCCCCGAGTCCGGTTCCTCGACGCCAACGCGACGGACGACGCGTTCGAGGACCTCATCGCGTCCATCGACGGCGAGAAGCGCCGGTACGACGAACACATCGACGCGTTCGACCTCTCCGTCTCCGACGCCGAGACGTTGGCCCGCGAGGTGGAACTCGACAACGGCGGCTACGGCTTCCTCCCGCCCTCGTCCATCTACCACCGCTTCATGACGGGGCTGACCGGCGGGAAGATGTCCTCGTCGATTCCCGCCTCGCACATCTCGCTTCTCGACGACCCCGAAGAGGGGTACGACAAGGTGAAGTCCGCCACGACCGGCGGCCGCGAGACGGCGGAGAAACAGCGCGAACTCGGCGGGAAGGCCGACGAGTGCCCCGTCTACGAACTGTACGCGTACCTGCTCTCGGGCGACGACGACGAGTTCGCAAAGCGCGTCTACGACGAGTGCGTCGGCGGCGAACGCCTCTGCGGCGGGTGCAAAGAACAGGCGGCGGTTCTCATGGAGGAGTTCCTCGAAGACCACCAAGAGAAACGCGAGGAAGCCGAAGCGATGCTCGACGATATCGACATCTCTCTGGAGTCGGACCGCCGCGGCGTCGCGCCCGGCGACGACTGACGGCGGTTCGGCTTCGACGTTCGCTGCGGTCACTTCTCCGTCGCCGACGCGTACAGTCGAAGTCCCGCCAGTCCCGTGCCGAACACCGCGAC
This window contains:
- a CDS encoding tryptophan--tRNA ligase; this encodes MTRDDSDPRETDETTRTDDERSRQTLPDGGAVNDVALDPWGSSTISDYRKLFEEFGIEEFDEVLPDVPNPHYLMRRGVIFGHRDYTPVADAMREGDDFAVLSGFMPTGAPHIGHKLVFDEIIWHQQQGGDAYGLIADLEAHSARGLSWEEIDEHARDYLLSLLALGFDPEEGELYRQSDNRTLQDLSFELGSKANFSEFQGIYGFDGETNVSHMQSVVTQMGDILYPQLEEPKPTVIPVGPDQDPHVRFARDLAARMRFFKVTEAYASFELADVERPIVAAAYEAREAFAEDPETPRCGEAAEWLDEAGRTQVDISALAAGENALSTAVEKLENAGMEPLRPRVRFLDANATDDAFEDLIASIDGEKRRYDEHIDAFDLSVSDAETLAREVELDNGGYGFLPPSSIYHRFMTGLTGGKMSSSIPASHISLLDDPEEGYDKVKSATTGGRETAEKQRELGGKADECPVYELYAYLLSGDDDEFAKRVYDECVGGERLCGGCKEQAAVLMEEFLEDHQEKREEAEAMLDDIDISLESDRRGVAPGDD